The following nucleotide sequence is from Streptomyces xiamenensis.
GCTGGGCCTGGCCCTGCTGATCCTGTTCGCGCCGATTCCACTGACCGACACCTACTGGGGCCTGATCCTGGCCCACCTGGGCGTCACCATCCCGTACGTGGTGCGCACCATCTCGGCGGCGCTGGCCGGTGCCGACCCCCGGGCCGAGGAGGCCGCCCGGACGCTGGGCGCCGGTCCGTTCACGGTCTTCCGCCGGATCACCCTGCCGGCCATCCGGCCCGGTCTGTTCTCCGGCGGGATCATCGCCTTCCTGCTGTCCTTCGACGAGACGGTGATCTCGCTGTTCGTCTCGGGCCACAACGTGCGACCCCTGCCGGTCGCCGTCCTGCAGTACGTCGAGTACCGCAGCGATCCGTCCATCGCGGCGCTGTCGGTGTGCCTGGTGCTGCTGTCCGTCGTGGCCGTCGTCCTCGTGGAGCGCGGCCTCGGGCTGCGCCAGAGCCTGCGTTCGTAATCCCCACCCCACCCCTGGAGTTCCCCGTGTCCACCGCACCCGCCGCCCCGGCCTTCGACCCGGCCGCGCTGCACCGTGACAGCGTCGTCTTCAACGCCCTGGACTGCACCCCGCTGAACTGGGCGGACGAGATCTACCTCGGCAAGCTCGCCGCGTCCGGGGTCACCGCCGTCAACCACGCAGTGTCCATCTCGCAGGACTACGACGCGGCGGCGGCCGGCATCGCGGGCTGGCAGCGGCGGTTGGCGGAGACCGGCGGGCGGGTCTTCCAGGGCTACGGTCTGGCCGATGTGGACCG
It contains:
- a CDS encoding ABC transporter permease, whose protein sequence is MKAGLAARTGWAVLLTVLYLFLLAPVIIVLIVSFDTSTFLRFPPEGFSLEPYRQVFANPDFQEGIKVSAITAATTTALALACGIPAALALSRLRFRGRGAVEAAFLSPLLVPNIVLGLALLILFAPIPLTDTYWGLILAHLGVTIPYVVRTISAALAGADPRAEEAARTLGAGPFTVFRRITLPAIRPGLFSGGIIAFLLSFDETVISLFVSGHNVRPLPVAVLQYVEYRSDPSIAALSVCLVLLSVVAVVLVERGLGLRQSLRS